One segment of Streptomyces sp. NBC_00576 DNA contains the following:
- a CDS encoding YibE/F family protein: MGQGVGHGHQGHGKGPGDGDRGGPGGSSGGGHGPGDGHGHGHGDGNGRGPGDGHEPDDNHGHSHGHSHSHGPAAPVSIHLRKIIGAILIPFAAAVVVGLVVLWPGGAPAHERTGVGFDRQTQEATVTKVVAVDCKSVNASGDTPTGDTSTAEGSSAQQQATGDCKKATIRVDTGDDKGRTFTEIVQPDQSRQLHQGEKVVVAYEPSAPKDLQYSVADVNRRFPMALLAGIFALAVVIVGRMRGVMALVALAVSFMVLTFFILPAVLQGSNPLVVAVIGASAIMLIALYMCHGLSARTSVAVLGTLISLVLIGILGSSFIDWAALTGNTDDNTGLIHGLYPSIDMSGLLLAGVIIGSLGVLDDVTVTQTSAVWELHGANPTMGWRGLYRAGIRIGRDHIASVVNTLVLAYAGAALPLLLLFSIAQSSVGAVANSELVAEEIVRTLVGSIGLVASVPVTTLLAALMVSADRPGTAPLTAGGAGLGTGTAAGAGVSTGSAHSGQARAGKGRRRKH; the protein is encoded by the coding sequence CTGGGACAAGGCGTCGGCCATGGCCACCAAGGACACGGGAAGGGCCCCGGCGACGGTGATCGTGGCGGACCTGGCGGCAGTTCTGGTGGTGGGCACGGCCCCGGTGACGGGCACGGGCACGGGCACGGGGACGGGAACGGGCGGGGGCCTGGTGACGGCCACGAACCTGACGACAATCACGGTCACTCGCACGGCCACAGCCACAGCCATGGCCCGGCCGCCCCTGTCTCCATCCACTTGCGGAAGATCATCGGGGCGATTCTGATCCCCTTCGCCGCAGCGGTCGTGGTCGGGCTCGTGGTGCTGTGGCCCGGGGGTGCCCCGGCGCACGAGCGCACCGGCGTCGGATTCGACCGGCAGACCCAGGAGGCCACGGTCACCAAGGTCGTCGCAGTGGACTGCAAGTCCGTCAACGCCTCGGGGGACACCCCGACCGGCGACACGTCCACCGCCGAGGGATCCTCGGCACAACAGCAGGCGACCGGCGACTGCAAGAAGGCGACGATCCGGGTCGACACCGGTGACGACAAGGGCCGTACTTTCACGGAGATCGTCCAGCCGGACCAGTCACGGCAGTTGCACCAGGGCGAGAAGGTCGTGGTGGCCTACGAGCCCTCGGCGCCGAAGGACCTCCAGTATTCGGTGGCCGACGTGAACCGCCGGTTCCCCATGGCCCTGCTGGCCGGTATCTTCGCGCTCGCCGTCGTGATCGTCGGACGCATGCGCGGTGTGATGGCACTGGTCGCACTGGCCGTCAGTTTCATGGTGCTGACCTTCTTCATCCTGCCGGCGGTCCTCCAGGGCTCGAACCCGCTGGTCGTGGCAGTCATCGGAGCCAGCGCCATCATGCTGATCGCGCTCTACATGTGCCATGGCCTCTCGGCACGTACGTCTGTGGCGGTGCTCGGCACCCTGATCTCGCTGGTGCTGATCGGCATCCTCGGCTCGTCGTTCATCGACTGGGCCGCGTTGACCGGCAACACGGACGACAACACGGGCCTTATCCATGGCCTGTATCCGTCCATCGACATGAGCGGTCTACTGCTCGCGGGCGTCATCATCGGTTCACTCGGCGTCCTGGACGATGTGACGGTGACGCAGACATCGGCGGTCTGGGAACTCCACGGGGCCAATCCGACGATGGGGTGGCGCGGACTGTACCGCGCCGGCATCCGCATCGGCCGCGACCACATCGCGTCCGTCGTCAACACCCTCGTCCTCGCCTACGCCGGGGCCGCGTTGCCGCTGCTGCTGCTCTTCTCGATCGCGCAGAGCAGCGTCGGGGCGGTCGCCAACAGCGAACTCGTCGCGGAGGAGATCGTACGGACCCTCGTGGGCTCGATCGGCTTGGTCGCGTCCGTACCGGTGACCACGCTCCTGGCTGCCCTGATGGTCTCGGCCGACCGCCCGGGCACGGCGCCGCTCACCGCAGGAGGGGCCGGACTCGGAACAGGGACTGCGGCGGGTGCAGGGGTGAGCACGGGGTCGGCCCACTCGGGCCAGGCCCGCGCCGGGAAGGGCCGTCGCCGCAAGCACTGA
- a CDS encoding phage holin family protein, with protein MKNFVVKTIANAGALGVAVWILDKITLTGDSTGKKIGTLVVVALLFGLVNFLVKPLVKVLTFPLFILTLGLITLVVNALMLLLTSWLADKFDLSFHVEGFWTAVLGGLIISIVSWALHVILPDED; from the coding sequence ATGAAGAATTTCGTAGTCAAGACGATCGCCAACGCGGGCGCTCTCGGCGTGGCCGTATGGATACTCGACAAGATCACCCTGACCGGTGACAGCACGGGCAAGAAGATCGGCACACTGGTTGTCGTCGCGCTCCTGTTCGGCCTGGTGAACTTCCTGGTCAAGCCGCTCGTGAAGGTGCTCACCTTCCCGCTGTTCATCCTCACGCTCGGCCTGATCACCCTGGTGGTCAACGCCCTGATGCTGCTGCTCACCTCGTGGCTGGCCGACAAGTTCGATCTGAGCTTCCACGTCGAGGGCTTCTGGACCGCCGTCCTGGGCGGCCTGATCATCTCGATCGTCTCCTGGGCGCTGCACGTCATCCTGCCCGACGAGGACTGA
- a CDS encoding cystathionine gamma-lyase, whose protein sequence is MSDSDGDKSSSGPANSGLGDSTRAVRAGLPEPVKHEPALPGPVFAAHYHLPGAPTGPYTYGRDENPTWTLLERAIGELEAPDQDGVETLVFASGMAAVSSVLFSQLRTGDTVVLPGDGYQALPLVRAQLEAYGIEVRTAPTGSDAQLDVLDGARLLWIETPSNPGLDVCDVRRLAAAAHTHGCLVAVDNTLATPLGQRPLELGADFSVASGTKQLTGHGDVLLGYVTGANASAMAAVRRWRKIAGAIPGPMEAWLAHRSIATLPLRVDRQDATALTLAEALRGRPEVTGLRYPGLPDDPSYKIASQQMRHYGCVVSFVLPTRARADRFLSALRLVDDATSFGGVRSTAERRGRWGGDAVPEGFIRFSVGAEDPGDLVADVLRALEESTD, encoded by the coding sequence ATGAGCGATTCAGATGGGGACAAAAGTTCGAGCGGGCCTGCGAACTCAGGTTTGGGTGACAGCACGCGCGCGGTGCGGGCGGGGCTGCCCGAGCCGGTCAAGCACGAACCGGCCCTCCCCGGCCCGGTGTTCGCCGCCCACTACCACCTGCCGGGCGCCCCCACCGGCCCGTACACCTACGGCCGCGACGAGAACCCCACCTGGACACTGCTGGAGCGCGCCATCGGCGAGCTGGAGGCGCCGGACCAGGACGGCGTCGAGACACTCGTGTTCGCCTCCGGCATGGCCGCCGTCTCGTCGGTGCTCTTCTCCCAACTGCGCACCGGGGACACAGTCGTCCTGCCCGGCGACGGCTACCAGGCGCTGCCCCTGGTCCGGGCCCAGTTGGAGGCGTACGGCATCGAGGTGCGCACCGCTCCGACCGGCAGCGACGCTCAGCTGGACGTTCTCGACGGCGCACGGTTGCTGTGGATCGAGACCCCGTCGAACCCGGGACTCGACGTGTGCGACGTACGACGGCTCGCCGCGGCGGCACACACACACGGCTGTCTCGTAGCCGTCGACAACACCCTGGCGACACCGCTCGGCCAGCGCCCACTAGAGCTCGGCGCCGACTTCTCCGTGGCCAGTGGCACCAAGCAGCTCACCGGGCACGGCGACGTGCTGCTCGGTTACGTCACCGGTGCGAACGCCTCCGCGATGGCCGCCGTGCGACGGTGGCGCAAGATCGCCGGGGCGATTCCCGGGCCCATGGAGGCCTGGCTCGCGCACCGGTCGATCGCCACGCTCCCCTTGCGCGTCGACCGGCAGGACGCCACCGCGCTGACCCTTGCCGAGGCTCTGCGCGGGCGGCCCGAGGTGACCGGGCTGCGTTATCCGGGGCTGCCGGACGATCCGTCGTACAAGATCGCTTCGCAGCAGATGCGGCACTATGGGTGTGTCGTTTCGTTCGTGTTGCCCACGCGTGCGCGTGCCGACCGCTTTCTCAGCGCCCTGCGGCTCGTGGACGACGCGACGAGCTTCGGTGGAGTACGTTCCACGGCCGAACGGCGCGGCAGGTGGGGCGGGGACGCCGTGCCGGAGGGCTTCATTCGGTTCTCGGTCGGCGCCGAGGATCCGGGGGACCTGGTGGCGGATGTGCTGCGCGCGCTGGAGGAGTCGACGGACTGA
- a CDS encoding cupin domain-containing protein, whose product MKAFRLDELEAERAANDGAYLQFLRERNMSVGLYALDAGEQDPQQPHRQDEVYFVVSGRAAITVGMETTQVARGSVVYVPAGVAHKFHHISEDLRVMVVFSPPES is encoded by the coding sequence ATGAAGGCATTCCGGTTGGATGAACTGGAGGCGGAACGTGCCGCCAACGACGGCGCCTACCTGCAGTTTCTGCGCGAACGGAACATGTCGGTCGGCCTGTACGCGCTGGACGCGGGCGAGCAGGACCCGCAGCAGCCCCATCGCCAGGACGAGGTGTACTTCGTGGTGAGCGGGCGTGCCGCGATCACGGTAGGCATGGAGACGACCCAGGTTGCGCGCGGCAGCGTTGTGTACGTGCCGGCCGGGGTGGCCCACAAGTTCCACCACATCAGCGAGGATCTGCGGGTCATGGTGGTCTTCTCTCCGCCTGAGAGCTGA
- the thiC gene encoding phosphomethylpyrimidine synthase ThiC: MTIKDARTPASDQDEQPIEGGQSPEAGKSVGWHKGYVGGSRPDLRVPVRQVHLTNGKSVTLYDTSGPYTDPLVDTDVRRGLAPLRDNWIIARGDTEEYAGRPVRPEDDGIKHTSPRGGLRNLDAVFPGRPRQPRRSRSGEAVTQLAYARRGETTPEMEFVAVRENVDPEVVREEIAAGRAVLPANVNHPEIEPMIIGKRFLVKVNANIGNSAVTSSIEEEVEKMTWATRWGADTVMDLSTGRNIHTTREWVLRNSPVPIGTVPLYQALEKVDGRAEELTWEIYKDTVVEQAEQGVDYMTVHAGVRLAYVPLTANRKTGIVSRGGSIMAAWCLAHHKESFLYENFEELCEILAAYDVTYSLGDGLRPGSIADANDQAQFAELRTLGELNTIAKRFHVQTMIEGPGHVPMHKIKENIDLQQEICAEAPFYTLGPLTTDVAPAYDHITSGIGAAMIAWWGTAMLCYVTPKEHLGLPNRDDVKTGVITYKIAAHAADLAKGHPGAQDWDDALSDARFEFRWEDQFNLALDPDTAREFHDETLPAEPAKTAHFCSMCGPKFCSMKISQDIRREHGSTPVEIEQGMAQKSKEFAEAGNRVYLPIAD; the protein is encoded by the coding sequence ATGACCATCAAGGACGCACGCACGCCTGCCTCCGACCAGGACGAACAGCCCATTGAGGGCGGCCAGTCCCCGGAGGCCGGGAAGTCCGTCGGCTGGCACAAGGGGTATGTCGGCGGCTCACGCCCCGACCTGCGGGTGCCGGTCCGTCAGGTGCACCTCACCAACGGGAAGTCGGTCACTCTGTACGACACCTCCGGCCCGTACACCGATCCGCTGGTCGACACCGACGTCCGCCGGGGGCTGGCGCCGCTACGCGACAACTGGATCATTGCCCGCGGTGACACCGAGGAGTACGCGGGGCGTCCCGTCCGCCCGGAGGACGACGGGATCAAGCACACGTCGCCGCGTGGCGGGCTCAGGAACCTCGACGCGGTGTTCCCGGGAAGGCCCCGGCAGCCACGCCGGAGCCGGAGCGGAGAGGCGGTGACGCAACTCGCGTACGCCCGCCGCGGGGAGACAACCCCCGAGATGGAGTTCGTGGCCGTCCGGGAGAACGTCGACCCCGAGGTGGTCCGCGAGGAGATTGCCGCGGGACGGGCGGTACTGCCCGCGAACGTCAACCACCCGGAGATCGAGCCGATGATCATCGGCAAGCGGTTCCTGGTGAAAGTCAACGCCAACATCGGCAACTCCGCGGTCACCTCCTCCATCGAGGAAGAGGTCGAGAAGATGACCTGGGCGACGCGCTGGGGCGCCGACACGGTCATGGACCTGTCCACCGGCCGCAATATCCACACCACCCGTGAATGGGTGCTGCGCAACTCCCCCGTTCCCATCGGCACGGTGCCGCTGTACCAGGCGTTGGAGAAGGTGGACGGCAGGGCCGAGGAACTCACCTGGGAGATCTACAAGGACACGGTCGTCGAACAGGCCGAGCAGGGTGTGGACTACATGACGGTGCACGCGGGTGTCCGCCTGGCGTACGTGCCGCTCACCGCGAACCGCAAGACGGGCATCGTCTCGCGTGGTGGCTCGATCATGGCGGCATGGTGCCTGGCACACCACAAGGAGTCGTTCCTGTACGAGAATTTCGAAGAACTGTGCGAGATTCTCGCCGCGTACGACGTGACGTACTCCCTCGGCGACGGTCTGCGGCCCGGATCGATCGCTGATGCCAATGACCAGGCACAGTTCGCGGAGTTGCGGACGCTCGGGGAACTCAACACGATCGCGAAGCGTTTCCACGTACAGACGATGATCGAAGGCCCGGGCCATGTCCCGATGCACAAGATCAAGGAGAACATCGATCTACAGCAGGAGATCTGTGCTGAAGCACCGTTCTATACGCTCGGCCCGCTGACGACGGACGTCGCGCCGGCGTACGACCACATCACTTCCGGCATCGGTGCCGCGATGATCGCCTGGTGGGGCACGGCCATGCTCTGCTACGTCACACCCAAGGAGCACTTGGGTCTGCCCAATCGTGACGACGTCAAGACCGGCGTCATCACCTACAAGATCGCCGCCCACGCAGCCGACCTCGCCAAGGGGCACCCAGGTGCGCAGGACTGGGATGACGCACTTTCCGACGCCCGCTTCGAGTTCCGGTGGGAGGACCAGTTCAATCTGGCCCTCGACCCGGACACGGCACGCGAGTTCCACGACGAGACCCTGCCGGCCGAACCCGCCAAGACGGCCCACTTCTGCTCGATGTGCGGGCCGAAGTTCTGCAGCATGAAGATCTCGCAGGACATCCGCCGCGAGCACGGCAGTACACCGGTGGAGATCGAGCAGGGCATGGCACAGAAGTCGAAGGAGTTCGCGGAGGCGGGCAACCGCGTCTACCTGCCGATCGCGGACTGA
- a CDS encoding DUF5326 family protein — protein MREIFAGMPWWVKWVAVPVIALVVFGGLIATVVGFVIGLLFKALVFVALVGGLIYVVRKFMSSSSSRSDW, from the coding sequence ATGCGAGAGATCTTCGCGGGAATGCCGTGGTGGGTGAAGTGGGTCGCGGTGCCGGTCATCGCCCTCGTCGTGTTCGGCGGGCTGATAGCCACTGTCGTCGGCTTCGTCATCGGCCTGCTCTTCAAGGCGCTGGTCTTCGTCGCCCTGGTCGGCGGACTCATCTACGTCGTACGGAAGTTCATGTCGAGTTCGTCGTCGCGCAGCGACTGGTGA
- a CDS encoding low molecular weight protein-tyrosine-phosphatase: MPYCVCFVCTGNICRSPMAESVFRARVGEAGLAGLVEVDSAGTGGWHEGDGADPRTVSVLEAAGYDGDHAARQFRAAWFARLDLVIALDSGHLKALRRLAPTPKDAEKVRLLRSYDPAAGADLDVPDPYYGGMDGFEECLEMVETASAGLLAAVQAEVERRAA; this comes from the coding sequence ATGCCCTACTGTGTCTGCTTTGTCTGCACCGGCAACATATGCCGCTCCCCGATGGCGGAGTCCGTCTTCCGCGCGCGCGTGGGGGAGGCCGGGCTGGCCGGCCTCGTCGAGGTCGACAGCGCCGGCACGGGCGGCTGGCACGAGGGCGACGGCGCCGACCCGCGCACGGTCTCCGTGCTGGAGGCAGCCGGCTACGACGGCGATCACGCGGCCCGCCAGTTCCGGGCCGCGTGGTTCGCCCGCCTCGACCTCGTCATCGCTCTCGACTCAGGCCACCTGAAGGCTCTGCGCCGCCTGGCGCCCACTCCGAAGGACGCGGAGAAGGTACGCCTGCTGCGCTCGTACGATCCCGCCGCAGGCGCCGATCTCGACGTCCCGGATCCGTACTACGGGGGTATGGACGGCTTCGAGGAGTGCCTTGAGATGGTGGAGACGGCGAGCGCCGGTCTGCTCGCCGCAGTACAGGCGGAAGTGGAGAGACGGGCGGCATGA
- a CDS encoding SsgA family sporulation/cell division regulator, giving the protein MRESVQAEVMMNFLVSEDLSFRIPVELRYETCDPYAVRLTFHLPGDAPVTWAFGRELLIDGVGRPCGDGDVRISPADPDVLGEVLIRLQVGGDQALFRSGAAPLVAFLDRTDKLVPLGQERSLADFDAHLDEALDRILAEEQSAG; this is encoded by the coding sequence ATGCGCGAGTCGGTGCAGGCAGAAGTCATGATGAACTTTCTTGTCTCGGAGGATCTCTCCTTCCGCATTCCGGTGGAGCTGCGCTACGAGACCTGTGATCCCTATGCCGTCCGGCTGACCTTCCATTTGCCCGGTGACGCGCCTGTGACCTGGGCCTTCGGGCGTGAGCTGCTGATCGACGGCGTGGGGCGGCCTTGCGGGGACGGGGATGTGCGGATCTCGCCCGCCGACCCGGATGTCCTGGGCGAGGTGCTGATCCGGCTTCAGGTCGGCGGCGACCAGGCGCTGTTCCGCTCCGGTGCGGCGCCGCTGGTGGCGTTCCTCGACCGCACGGACAAGCTTGTGCCGCTGGGGCAGGAGCGTTCCCTCGCCGACTTCGACGCGCACCTCGACGAGGCCCTGGACCGCATTCTGGCGGAGGAACAGAGCGCGGGCTGA
- a CDS encoding IclR family transcriptional regulator, giving the protein MVDTAPAEPQAPPVQRRPEQRTALSPGTRVRSAERPVSASVPEHVPAPAPVLVPPAEHPTATLIGSVQRAMHLLESVAAHEHGAPAKQLARETGLALPTAYHLLRTLVFEGYLRREKGLFFLGEAAERLGSSGARQKRRSTLVDALAHWRDTIGVPVYYAVYRDGEIEVMCVSDTPSNPAVEEWADFRETGHAHAVGQCLLSQLDEQDRRDHLDRHPVQAVTPYTVRDSHSLLRRLDRMRRMELVVERQEYALGTVCAAIPITIGSTAATLAISLPSQQADRLLVAAQQLQTEVGRLLGSLAISISI; this is encoded by the coding sequence ATGGTCGACACCGCACCCGCGGAACCACAGGCTCCACCCGTACAGCGCCGGCCGGAGCAGCGGACCGCGCTCTCCCCAGGGACTCGCGTCCGGTCTGCCGAGAGACCCGTGTCGGCCTCGGTACCCGAGCACGTCCCGGCACCTGCTCCCGTGCTCGTGCCGCCCGCCGAGCACCCCACGGCGACCCTCATCGGCTCCGTACAGCGTGCGATGCATCTGCTGGAGTCCGTCGCGGCGCACGAGCACGGAGCCCCTGCCAAACAGCTGGCCCGCGAGACCGGCCTCGCTCTCCCGACCGCCTACCACCTGCTGCGAACGCTTGTCTTCGAGGGCTATCTCCGGCGCGAGAAAGGGCTGTTCTTCCTCGGTGAGGCAGCCGAGCGGCTGGGCAGCAGCGGTGCAAGGCAGAAACGTCGCAGCACTCTGGTCGACGCACTCGCGCACTGGCGGGACACGATCGGCGTACCCGTCTACTACGCGGTGTACCGCGACGGCGAGATCGAGGTCATGTGCGTCTCAGACACTCCCAGCAACCCGGCGGTCGAGGAATGGGCGGACTTCCGTGAGACCGGGCACGCGCATGCCGTCGGACAGTGCCTGCTCTCACAGTTGGACGAGCAGGACCGCCGGGACCATCTCGACCGTCACCCCGTCCAGGCGGTCACCCCCTACACCGTGCGCGACAGCCACTCGCTGCTGCGCCGCCTCGACCGGATGCGACGCATGGAACTGGTCGTGGAGCGGCAGGAGTACGCGCTGGGGACGGTCTGTGCGGCGATTCCGATCACCATCGGCTCCACGGCCGCCACATTGGCCATTTCTCTTCCTTCCCAACAGGCCGATCGACTGCTAGTAGCGGCACAGCAGTTGCAAACAGAGGTCGGAAGACTGCTGGGATCACTCGCGATCTCTATCAGTATCTGA